A genomic segment from Mastomys coucha isolate ucsf_1 unplaced genomic scaffold, UCSF_Mcou_1 pScaffold7, whole genome shotgun sequence encodes:
- the Ankrd16 gene encoding ankyrin repeat domain-containing protein 16 isoform X2 — MAPPGDPRRLCRLVQEGRLRALQEELEVAGGCRGPEMALGSRGPAGDTLLHCAARHGRQDILAYLVETWSMDIEAANRDYKRPLHEAASMGHRDCVRYLLGRGAVVDSLKKADWTPLMMACTRKNLEVIQDLVEHGANPLLQNKDGWNSFHIASREGDPVILRYLLTVCPDAWKTESNIRRTPLHTAAMHGCFEAVQVLLERCHYEPDCRDNCGVTPFMDAIQCGHVSIAKLLLENHEACSSAADSLGAQALHRAAVTGQDEAIRFLVCCLGIDVDVRAKSSQLTALHYAAKPCIWPVQVSMWLAPGSSYSQD; from the exons AtggctccacctggggatccgcGGCGCCTCTGCAGGCTGGTGCAGGAGGGCCGGCTGCGCGCCttgcaggaggagctggaggtaGCTGGTGGTTGCCGAGGGCCAGAGATGGCCCTAGGCAGCCGAGGGCCAGCCGGAGATACCCTTCTCCACTGTGCAGCACGCCATGGGCGCCAGGACATCCTAGCGTACCTAGTGGAGACTTGGAGTATGGACATCGAGGCTGCCAACCGAGACTACAAGCGGCCTCTGCACGAAGCTGCCTCTATGGGCCACCGGGACTGTGTACGCTACCTCCTGGGCCGAGGTGCAGTCGTGGACTCCTTGAAGAAGGCGGACTG GACTCCTCTGATGATGGCTTGCACAAGGAAGAACCTTGAAGTGATCCAGGACCTTGTAGAACACGGTGCTAATCCACTCCTGCAGAACAAGGATGGCTGGAACAGTTTCCACATTGCCAGTAGAGAAGGCGACCCCGTGATTCTCCGGTACTTGCTCACTGTCTGCCCAGATGCTTGGAAAACAGAGAGCAACATTAGAAGAACTCCTTTACACACTGCAG CAATGCACGGCTGTTTTGAAGCAGTCCAGGTGCTTCTTGAGAG GTGTCACTATGAACCAGACTGTAGAGACAACTGTGGTGTCACGCCGTTCATGGATGCAATTCAGTGTGGCCATGTTAGCATAGCCAAGCTGCTCCTTGAAAACCATGAG GCTTGCTCTTCAGCTGCTGATAGCCTGGGGGCCCAGGCTCTACACCGAGCAGCAGTCACTGGGCAGGATGAAGCCATAAGATTCCTGGTGTGCTGTCTTGGCATTGATGTAGATGTGAGAGCAAAGTCAAGCCAGCTCACAGCGCTTCACTATGCAGCGAAG